A window from Terriglobia bacterium encodes these proteins:
- the efp gene encoding elongation factor P has product MLTTSDFKRGLRVLMDGEPYAIEDYTVQTPSARGAATLVRTKMRNIITGTLQDRTFKSGEKFDEPDVQFRQIQFLYDDGEGCNFMDVQSYDQFSLPREQVGEAADWLTEGLTLSSVIFNGKPVGVSLPQFVEAEIEMVGGGARGDTQSGKNLKDATLTNGRTVKVPLFVEAGEKILVDTRTWEFSKRAPK; this is encoded by the coding sequence ATGCTGACCACGTCGGATTTCAAGAGGGGGCTCAGGGTGCTGATGGACGGCGAGCCGTATGCGATCGAGGACTACACGGTGCAGACTCCGTCGGCGCGGGGCGCGGCCACCCTCGTCAGGACCAAGATGCGGAACATCATCACGGGGACCCTCCAGGACCGCACGTTCAAGTCGGGCGAGAAGTTCGACGAGCCGGACGTGCAGTTCCGGCAGATCCAGTTCCTCTACGACGACGGCGAGGGCTGCAACTTCATGGACGTGCAGAGCTACGACCAGTTCTCGCTTCCGAGGGAGCAGGTGGGGGAGGCCGCGGATTGGCTCACCGAGGGGCTCACGCTCTCGTCCGTGATCTTCAACGGGAAGCCGGTCGGCGTGAGCCTGCCGCAGTTCGTGGAGGCGGAGATCGAGATGGTCGGCGGCGGCGCGCGCGGCGACACCCAGTCGGGGAAGAACCTCAAGGACGCCACCCTGACCAACGGCAGGACCGTCAAGGTCCCGCTATTCGTCGAGGCGGGGGAGAAGATCCTGGTGGACACCCGGACGTGGGAGTTCTCGAAGCGGGCGCCGAAGTAG
- a CDS encoding radical SAM protein, whose translation MAASGVDRIRCVQLVLTAECNLRCAYCFQNARGRGRMGSRVLRRAADLLLESRSPEGELAFYGGEPLLEFPRIREAVRYVEKATPPGKRIRFSLSTNGTLLDDRIAAFLSDHRVETQISFDGVPAAQRLRGVGTFARLDRLLDRLSRRFPSFLREDVAIAITPTVRALPYLARSVRYFLDKRVTTIHMAPPTTHDLDWTPGTVKEIERQFEQIREVCSRHFRREATIPLTLLRRTSAVHAGMPRHAPICAAATGERLAVDVDGQAHGCAAFAESYQSLPAGILRDGLRAMRLGDLRDRSFTRRLRRYQEAARSASLFHSKEAKHSFHGRCRACRFVESCRICPLGTGFIPGNRDLHRIPDFPCAFNREALRSRERLPYLPDANDVLTGRAPIPEKVREFEEFLSVAWTGG comes from the coding sequence ATGGCCGCAAGCGGCGTCGATCGCATCCGCTGCGTGCAGCTGGTGCTGACCGCGGAGTGCAACCTGCGCTGCGCGTACTGCTTCCAGAACGCTAGGGGGCGCGGACGGATGGGCTCGCGAGTTCTCCGGCGCGCCGCCGACCTCCTGCTCGAATCACGCTCGCCGGAAGGGGAACTCGCTTTCTATGGAGGAGAGCCGCTTCTCGAGTTCCCCCGCATCCGTGAGGCCGTGCGCTACGTCGAAAAGGCCACCCCTCCCGGCAAGAGGATTCGGTTCTCCCTTTCGACCAACGGCACCTTGCTGGACGACCGGATCGCCGCGTTTCTGTCCGACCATAGGGTCGAGACGCAGATCAGCTTCGACGGAGTGCCCGCAGCGCAGAGGCTCCGCGGGGTGGGGACGTTCGCCCGCCTCGACCGGCTGCTCGATCGCCTCTCGCGCCGGTTCCCGAGCTTTCTCCGCGAGGACGTCGCCATCGCGATCACGCCCACGGTCCGCGCGCTCCCGTACCTGGCCCGATCCGTCCGCTACTTCCTCGACAAGCGAGTCACGACGATCCACATGGCCCCCCCGACGACCCACGACCTCGATTGGACACCGGGTACGGTGAAGGAGATCGAGCGCCAGTTCGAGCAGATCCGCGAGGTCTGCTCGCGCCACTTCCGGCGGGAGGCGACGATCCCCCTGACTCTACTGAGGCGGACAAGCGCCGTTCACGCCGGTATGCCGCGCCATGCCCCGATCTGCGCCGCCGCGACCGGCGAGAGGCTCGCGGTGGACGTGGACGGGCAGGCGCACGGCTGCGCTGCGTTCGCCGAATCTTACCAGTCCCTCCCGGCCGGAATCCTGCGCGACGGCCTGCGGGCGATGCGCCTGGGCGATCTCCGCGACCGCTCCTTCACCAGGCGCCTCCGGCGGTATCAGGAAGCCGCGCGCTCCGCGAGCCTGTTCCATTCCAAGGAGGCGAAACACTCGTTCCACGGCCGTTGCCGAGCCTGCCGGTTCGTCGAATCCTGCAGGATCTGCCCGCTCGGGACCGGGTTCATCCCCGGAAACCGCGATCTTCACCGGATCCCCGATTTTCCTTGCGCATTCAATCGGGAGGCGCTCCGGTCGCGCGAGCGGTTGCCTTATCTGCCGGACGCGAACGATGTCTTGACCGGCCGGGCACCCATTCCCGAGAAGGTCCGGGAATTCGAGGAGTTCCTCTCCGTCGCTTGGACGGGCGGCTAG
- a CDS encoding serine/threonine-protein kinase, whose protein sequence is MTSAQPPGGGFCAPQPGSMVGHYRIVGEIGRGGMGVVYRALDVNLEREVALKCPRPDVAPDAKLLRRFLHEARTVSRLPHPNIIPVYEVFEDTGHPWLASELVEGEDLRAALSRRGPLPAEEVLAHAEGLTDALAAAHAKGILHRDIKPSNVLIGTDGRARLADFGIAGAIASGSEDATTRSASLTGDGHVVGTPGYMSPEQVLGKPLDDRSDIFSLGAVLYEMCTGRPAFGVTGQGDWVDALLHREPQAISRFNYDVPEELERIVRKSIAKRADERYQHASEMLVDVRAIRRRIESGSQSGEKPRPVPRRSRTWLLVGALTCVVALLAPLGVGEIRKLLRQDHPPAPGTPRQLTGGPACEQNPVLSPDGSLVAYVSDESGTPEVFIMDVRGGTPLQRTRGQAVDGKPAWFPDGSAIAFTGHRDGKPAIFKIPKLGGSPVLIVLDAAYPAIAPDGDRIAFSRRDASGRLRIAVAPLSDPSRFQILTHDGDGIFLHANPAWSPDGTTLCYEDFKDIWTVPSAGGSARPLTLDHASSTDCAWSPSGSRIYHSSLRQGTAALWWIPVRGGDPVRLTMGVGTEVQPSVARDGARLAHSTAVAQPDITLFDTQSGDQLRLPGFREDGSPALAPDGSAVVWVSARDGKLDLWLQPLSGVHPAGPPRRLTDHPGDGLSAPSFSRDGKWIAYYRVLEGQRDIWVIPVSGGPPTRFTDDPATDLHPSWSPDGASLVFSSDRDGRPHLWVQPIANGRSNGPARRLTSGATFDYSPAWSPDGGRIAFVGQTPVESEVWVIEAAGASPPRRVTRGAWAQCGRWLPSGTEILVSGEWDRGRIEARRVSLADGRSTPLQPGFSFGSGTPSGEFDVSHDGRVLAFVQVDTRGDLWVLEAPPGNY, encoded by the coding sequence ATGACCTCGGCCCAACCGCCGGGAGGAGGATTTTGCGCTCCCCAGCCCGGGAGCATGGTCGGGCACTACCGGATCGTCGGGGAAATCGGGCGCGGCGGGATGGGCGTCGTCTACCGGGCGCTCGACGTGAACCTGGAGCGCGAGGTCGCCCTGAAGTGCCCTCGGCCCGACGTTGCCCCCGACGCCAAGCTCCTGCGCCGGTTCCTCCACGAAGCGAGAACGGTGTCGAGGCTCCCTCACCCGAACATCATCCCGGTCTACGAGGTGTTCGAAGACACCGGCCACCCCTGGCTCGCCAGCGAGCTGGTGGAAGGCGAGGATCTTCGCGCGGCGCTGTCGCGCCGGGGCCCCCTGCCGGCCGAGGAGGTGCTCGCCCACGCGGAGGGGTTGACCGACGCCCTCGCCGCGGCCCACGCGAAGGGGATCCTCCATCGGGACATCAAGCCCAGCAACGTCCTGATCGGAACGGACGGCCGGGCGAGGCTCGCGGATTTCGGCATTGCCGGGGCGATCGCGTCCGGCTCGGAAGACGCGACGACTCGGAGCGCCTCCCTCACGGGAGACGGACACGTGGTCGGCACGCCGGGCTACATGTCCCCCGAGCAGGTCCTGGGCAAACCCCTCGACGATCGGAGCGACATCTTCTCCCTGGGAGCCGTGCTCTACGAGATGTGCACGGGGCGCCCCGCGTTCGGCGTCACCGGGCAGGGCGATTGGGTGGACGCGCTCCTCCACCGCGAGCCCCAGGCCATCTCCCGGTTCAACTACGACGTCCCCGAGGAGCTGGAGCGGATCGTCCGGAAGTCGATCGCGAAGCGCGCCGACGAGCGGTACCAGCACGCGAGCGAGATGCTGGTGGACGTGCGGGCGATCCGTCGGAGAATCGAATCCGGCTCGCAATCCGGGGAGAAACCCAGACCCGTGCCCCGGCGCTCGCGAACGTGGCTTCTCGTTGGGGCTCTGACGTGCGTGGTCGCGCTGCTCGCTCCTCTCGGCGTCGGGGAGATTCGGAAACTGCTCCGGCAGGATCATCCGCCGGCGCCGGGGACGCCCCGGCAGCTGACGGGTGGTCCCGCCTGCGAGCAGAATCCCGTGCTTTCTCCCGACGGAAGCCTCGTCGCCTACGTGTCGGACGAGTCGGGTACCCCCGAGGTCTTCATCATGGACGTCCGAGGCGGGACACCGCTTCAGCGGACGCGAGGGCAGGCGGTCGATGGCAAGCCGGCGTGGTTTCCCGACGGAAGCGCCATCGCCTTCACCGGGCATCGGGACGGGAAGCCGGCCATCTTCAAGATCCCGAAGCTCGGAGGATCCCCCGTTCTCATTGTCCTCGACGCGGCCTATCCCGCCATCGCTCCGGACGGTGACCGGATCGCTTTCTCCCGAAGGGATGCCTCGGGGCGTCTTAGGATCGCGGTCGCCCCGCTTTCCGATCCGTCGCGCTTCCAGATCCTGACGCACGACGGCGACGGGATCTTTTTGCACGCCAATCCCGCCTGGTCCCCCGACGGCACGACCCTGTGCTACGAGGACTTCAAGGACATCTGGACCGTGCCGTCCGCGGGCGGGTCGGCCCGCCCGTTGACCCTGGATCACGCTTCGTCCACCGATTGCGCCTGGTCCCCGAGCGGGAGCCGGATCTACCACTCGTCGTTGCGACAGGGAACCGCGGCCCTCTGGTGGATCCCCGTGCGCGGCGGAGACCCGGTCCGTCTCACGATGGGCGTGGGGACGGAAGTCCAGCCGAGCGTGGCGCGGGACGGAGCCCGGCTCGCGCATTCCACCGCCGTGGCCCAGCCCGACATCACGCTCTTCGACACGCAATCCGGCGACCAGCTCCGGCTGCCAGGCTTCCGGGAGGACGGCTCCCCGGCGCTCGCGCCGGACGGGAGCGCGGTCGTATGGGTTTCCGCTCGGGACGGGAAGCTCGACCTGTGGCTCCAACCCCTGTCCGGCGTCCACCCCGCCGGCCCGCCGAGACGCCTGACCGACCACCCCGGAGACGGCCTGTCAGCGCCAAGCTTCTCCCGGGACGGGAAGTGGATCGCTTACTACAGGGTCTTGGAGGGCCAGCGCGACATCTGGGTGATTCCGGTCTCGGGCGGACCGCCCACGCGCTTCACCGACGATCCTGCCACGGACTTGCACCCCTCGTGGTCGCCCGACGGCGCGAGCCTCGTCTTCTCCTCCGATCGCGACGGCCGCCCGCACCTCTGGGTCCAGCCCATCGCGAACGGGCGTTCCAACGGCCCCGCGAGAAGGCTCACCTCCGGCGCGACTTTCGATTACTCCCCGGCCTGGTCGCCCGATGGGGGGCGGATCGCTTTCGTCGGGCAGACGCCCGTGGAATCCGAGGTGTGGGTGATCGAGGCTGCCGGGGCGTCGCCGCCGCGCCGCGTGACGCGCGGCGCGTGGGCGCAGTGCGGGAGATGGCTGCCTTCCGGAACCGAGATCCTGGTCAGCGGAGAATGGGACAGAGGAAGGATCGAGGCACGCCGCGTCTCGCTCGCCGATGGCCGGAGCACTCCGCTTCAGCCTGGGTTCTCATTCGGGAGCGGGACCCCGTCCGGAGAATTCGACGTCTCGCACGACGGGCGCGTTCTCGCCTTCGTCCAGGTCGACACCAGGGGAGATCTCTGGGTCCTCGAGGCGCCGCCGGGCAACTATTGA
- a CDS encoding nucleotidyltransferase domain-containing protein, whose product MKLLERYDAILKRVAEEVASLYGPRLVACAVFGSVGRGTPRHDSDIDLLIVARDLPRGRFARVEEFLPVESRLEMDLRPVDDAAAPIELSPVFKTPEESEEGSPLFLDMVEDAKILVDAEGILARRLDRLRGRLKDLGARRVWSGNAWYWELKPDLRPGEVFAL is encoded by the coding sequence ATGAAGCTCCTCGAAAGGTACGATGCCATCTTGAAACGGGTCGCCGAAGAGGTCGCCAGCCTTTACGGCCCCAGACTCGTCGCGTGCGCCGTGTTCGGCTCGGTCGGGCGCGGCACGCCGCGTCACGACTCGGACATCGACCTTCTGATCGTGGCCCGCGATCTTCCTCGAGGGCGATTCGCGCGGGTCGAGGAGTTCCTTCCGGTCGAGTCCCGGCTCGAAATGGACCTTCGGCCCGTCGACGACGCCGCGGCCCCGATCGAACTCTCTCCGGTCTTCAAGACTCCCGAGGAGTCCGAGGAAGGCAGCCCCCTGTTCCTCGACATGGTCGAGGACGCGAAAATCCTCGTCGATGCCGAGGGGATCCTCGCACGCCGTCTCGATCGCCTCCGCGGGAGGCTGAAGGACCTCGGTGCCCGGCGGGTCTGGAGCGGCAACGCGTGGTACTGGGAGCTCAAGCCGGACTTGAGGCCGGGCGAGGTCTTCGCGCTGTGA
- a CDS encoding HEPN domain-containing protein: MNNRNLAQSYVVKARKRLKALAVLKDEGAHSDVVREAQELVELALKGMLRAAGIEPPKLHDVGGLLVDHAAKFPESERDALPRAAEISKRLRRERELAFYGDLDFIPTEEYSAADAERAYAEAASIVEMAERVVHRLTP, encoded by the coding sequence GTGAACAACCGGAACCTCGCGCAGAGCTACGTGGTCAAGGCGCGGAAGCGGCTCAAGGCGCTGGCCGTGCTGAAAGACGAGGGGGCGCACTCGGACGTCGTGCGCGAGGCCCAGGAACTGGTCGAGCTGGCCCTCAAGGGCATGCTCCGCGCGGCAGGCATCGAGCCGCCCAAGCTCCACGACGTCGGCGGGCTCCTGGTCGACCACGCGGCGAAGTTCCCCGAGAGCGAGCGCGATGCGCTTCCTCGCGCGGCCGAGATCTCGAAGCGCCTGCGCCGTGAACGGGAGCTGGCGTTCTACGGGGATCTCGACTTCATCCCGACCGAGGAGTACTCGGCGGCGGACGCCGAGAGAGCCTATGCCGAGGCGGCCTCCATCGTGGAGATGGCGGAGCGGGTGGTCCACCGCTTGACGCCCTGA
- a CDS encoding 3'-5' exonuclease — MNNLRLDRPLAFFDLETTGTDPATDRIVEISVRRVDPDGGRDGRTRRVNPGRPIPAEATAIHGIRDEDVRDAPEFRRIARSLLEFLGESDLAGFNILRFDVPLLDREFREAGLDLALPRRRVIDAMAIFHRKEPRHLAAAVAFYLGREHAGAHGAEADADAALEVLEAQLGRYLDLPRSVAELDAWCRPPAPPGAADLSGKFLWRNGEVVLAFGKHQGKAIRDVAREHRDYLEWILKQDFPADARRIVEGALKGEFPAPPAAAR; from the coding sequence ATGAACAACCTCCGCCTCGATCGCCCCCTGGCCTTCTTCGATCTCGAGACGACGGGGACCGATCCCGCGACGGACCGGATCGTCGAGATCTCGGTTCGGCGGGTGGACCCCGACGGCGGCAGGGACGGGCGCACGCGGCGCGTGAACCCGGGCCGGCCGATTCCCGCCGAGGCCACGGCGATCCACGGGATCCGCGACGAGGACGTGCGCGACGCCCCGGAGTTCCGCCGGATCGCGCGGAGCCTCCTGGAGTTCCTGGGGGAGTCCGACCTCGCGGGATTCAACATCCTGAGGTTCGACGTTCCGCTCCTGGACCGGGAGTTCCGGGAGGCGGGGCTCGACCTCGCGCTCCCGCGGCGACGCGTGATCGATGCGATGGCGATCTTCCATCGCAAGGAGCCGAGGCACCTGGCCGCCGCGGTGGCGTTCTACCTGGGGCGCGAGCACGCGGGAGCGCACGGCGCCGAGGCGGACGCGGACGCGGCGCTCGAGGTCCTGGAAGCGCAGCTCGGGAGGTACCTGGACCTCCCGCGCTCGGTCGCGGAGCTCGACGCCTGGTGCCGGCCTCCCGCCCCGCCGGGCGCGGCCGACCTGTCGGGGAAGTTCCTCTGGAGGAACGGGGAGGTCGTGCTGGCGTTCGGCAAGCACCAGGGGAAGGCGATTCGGGACGTCGCCCGGGAGCACCGGGACTATCTCGAGTGGATCCTGAAGCAGGATTTTCCCGCGGACGCGAGGCGGATCGTGGAAGGTGCCCTCAAGGGCGAATTCCCCGCACCGCCGGCCGCGGCGCGGTGA
- the glgP gene encoding alpha-glucan family phosphorylase, with protein sequence MRTRMPEIRTVPVADIEIPMELSRLYDLVYNLWWTWSSRAHLLFSSIDPVRWIRYRNPVELLINVEPHRWEPLLLDENFMSSYEAVVEAFDDYLAGSDTSWFRRTFPDYDAGPFAYFSTEFGWHESLGIYSGGLGVLSGDHCKSASDLGLPFVGVGLLYRRGYFLQTVDADGEQQHFYPDFDVRRLPVLPIVGPGGKEVRVSVELLERKVHLRLWKATIGRVPVVLLDSDVRENAPADRQITSILYVRGREMRLCQEIILGIGGVHALRALGIEPAVWHLNEGHSVFASLERLREKVLKERLPFAEALRRVADNAVFTTHTPVPAGNEVFDAPLVREYFEDCAKRCGVPVDDLLALGRATPDRDDGQFNLTALAIRTTRQTNGVSELHGRVADKMWRHLWPKTDDAAGEQRITHITNGVHVPTWLGPELGDLLRRRLGSGFLSRLLDPGFGEAVMAIPDAEFFEAHQAQKKRLIDFARERLIGQFARHGRSPKELRQLESLMDPAVLTLGFGRRFATYKRADLMFHDPGRLRSILTASGRPVQILFAGKAHPADRPGQELIRRIFEASLTPALEGRIVFIENYDMRVARRMVQGVDVWLNTPSRPHEASGTSGMKVAVNGGLNFSVLDGWWCEGYDRSHGWVIGSGQDNPDLAAQNREDAASFYQVLAGEIVPCFYRQDPASGLPVEWIARMKRALAKLTPRFSTERMLRDYARKAYLPAALGEEPGAAIQESQFWQP encoded by the coding sequence ATGCGCACTCGCATGCCCGAGATCCGCACGGTCCCGGTGGCGGACATCGAGATCCCGATGGAGCTGTCGCGGCTCTACGACCTGGTCTACAACCTCTGGTGGACCTGGTCCTCGCGGGCCCACCTCCTCTTCAGCTCCATCGACCCCGTCCGGTGGATCCGCTACCGCAATCCGGTGGAGCTCCTGATCAACGTCGAGCCACACCGGTGGGAACCGCTGCTCCTCGACGAGAACTTCATGTCATCCTACGAGGCGGTCGTCGAGGCGTTCGACGACTACCTCGCCGGAAGCGACACGTCGTGGTTCCGCCGGACCTTCCCGGACTACGACGCCGGCCCGTTCGCCTACTTCTCGACGGAGTTCGGCTGGCACGAGAGCCTCGGGATCTACTCGGGCGGACTCGGCGTGCTGTCCGGCGATCACTGCAAGTCCGCCAGCGACCTCGGGCTCCCGTTCGTCGGCGTCGGCCTCCTCTACCGCCGGGGGTACTTCCTCCAGACCGTGGATGCCGACGGCGAGCAGCAGCACTTCTACCCCGACTTCGACGTCCGCAGGCTCCCGGTGCTCCCCATCGTCGGTCCCGGCGGCAAGGAGGTCCGGGTTTCCGTGGAGCTGCTCGAGCGCAAGGTGCACCTGAGGCTCTGGAAGGCCACCATCGGGCGGGTCCCGGTCGTCCTTCTGGACTCCGACGTCCGCGAGAACGCGCCGGCCGACCGCCAGATCACCTCCATCCTGTACGTCCGCGGCCGCGAGATGAGGCTCTGCCAGGAGATCATCCTGGGGATCGGCGGAGTTCACGCGCTGCGCGCCCTCGGGATCGAGCCGGCCGTCTGGCACCTCAACGAGGGGCACTCGGTGTTCGCCTCGCTCGAGCGCCTGCGGGAGAAGGTCCTGAAGGAGCGGCTCCCGTTCGCCGAGGCGCTCCGCCGGGTCGCGGACAACGCGGTGTTCACGACCCACACACCGGTCCCGGCCGGCAACGAGGTTTTCGACGCGCCGCTGGTGCGGGAGTACTTCGAGGACTGCGCGAAGCGCTGCGGCGTACCGGTCGACGACCTGCTCGCCCTCGGCCGCGCCACGCCGGACCGGGACGACGGACAATTCAACCTCACGGCCCTCGCGATCCGGACCACCCGCCAGACGAACGGCGTGAGCGAGCTGCACGGCCGGGTCGCCGACAAGATGTGGCGACATCTCTGGCCGAAGACGGACGACGCGGCGGGCGAGCAGCGGATCACGCACATCACCAACGGCGTGCACGTCCCGACCTGGCTCGGCCCGGAGCTGGGGGACCTCCTGAGGCGCAGGCTCGGAAGCGGGTTCCTGTCCCGCCTTCTCGACCCCGGCTTCGGCGAGGCGGTCATGGCGATTCCCGACGCCGAGTTCTTCGAAGCGCACCAGGCGCAGAAGAAGCGGCTCATCGACTTCGCGCGCGAGCGGCTCATCGGCCAGTTCGCCCGTCACGGGCGGTCGCCCAAGGAGCTGCGGCAGCTCGAGAGCCTCATGGACCCCGCCGTCCTCACCCTCGGCTTCGGGCGACGATTCGCGACCTACAAGCGCGCCGACCTGATGTTCCACGACCCCGGCCGGCTCCGCTCCATCCTGACGGCGTCGGGGAGGCCCGTACAGATCCTGTTCGCCGGCAAGGCGCATCCGGCGGATCGCCCGGGCCAGGAGCTCATCCGGCGGATCTTCGAGGCTTCGCTCACCCCCGCGCTCGAGGGCCGGATCGTCTTCATCGAGAACTACGACATGCGGGTCGCCCGGAGGATGGTCCAGGGGGTGGACGTCTGGCTGAACACGCCGAGCCGCCCGCACGAGGCCAGCGGCACCAGCGGCATGAAGGTCGCGGTCAACGGCGGACTCAACTTCAGCGTGCTCGACGGCTGGTGGTGCGAGGGGTACGACCGGTCGCACGGCTGGGTCATCGGGAGCGGGCAGGACAATCCGGACCTCGCGGCGCAGAACCGCGAGGACGCCGCGTCCTTCTACCAGGTCCTGGCCGGGGAGATCGTCCCCTGCTTCTACCGGCAGGATCCGGCGTCGGGTCTCCCCGTGGAGTGGATCGCGCGAATGAAGCGCGCCCTGGCCAAGCTCACCCCGCGCTTCAGCACCGAGCGGATGCTCCGCGACTACGCGAGAAAGGCGTATCTCCCCGCCGCGCTGGGAGAGGAGCCGGGGGCCGCCATTCAGGAATCCCAGTTCTGGCAGCCCTGA
- a CDS encoding fibronectin type III domain-containing protein — translation MRDIHRRIALLAVVTSLAALTASAGTISLTWNPVSDSDLAGYRVYWGTSQGAYTNSQNVGNVTSATINGLTDCTTWYLAVKAYDTTGNLSVNYSNAISGWPRPTVTLSAPSAAEQGRTLSLNLTGTNFMSGATVQTGNAGITVNSVTVNSCTQITANVTVGGSAAAGATNLDVTNPDQVFGSGSGLFTVQAATIPTVSSTSPANGATGVSVSVHPTVTFSEAMLASSVTSSTVRILDGQGAAVAQAAGSPSLSGDGLTATVVPAANLTMGATYKIQVVGGASGVLDLANHSMTSTYNQATGFSTTPDTAPPTISSVQSGSVTSSTAQITWTTNETADSQVFYRKSGQTGYQQTDVDATQVTSHSVTLQGLDPSATYQYHVRSADAAGNASTSSPDQTFTTSASTYSYLRSEAEAGILVAPVRIQSGSGGFGGSWIDTPSGTATGTASSPSGTATLGINIPTAGTWYLWLRIYGPSTSSDTWFESVDGAARQTVTASTTGAWTWVAGRSYTLTQGLHTVELGGRDAQARADQVLLTNDVAFRPTAQPVDDQTPPAAPSGFAATPSNLQNTLTWTDPSDADFASTVLRYRIDGRYPTSPVDGFAVTQEPAAPGTADSYVHAGLTNGTVYSYSAFAVDANGNVSVAAHAQGTPTDNVPPAAVTNLRRSDTRP, via the coding sequence CATTGACGTGGAACCCGGTCTCCGATTCGGATCTGGCCGGATATCGGGTTTACTGGGGCACCTCGCAGGGGGCCTATACCAACAGCCAGAACGTTGGCAACGTGACTTCCGCCACGATCAACGGGCTCACCGACTGCACCACCTGGTACTTGGCGGTCAAGGCCTACGACACCACCGGGAACCTAAGCGTCAACTACTCGAACGCGATATCCGGGTGGCCGCGTCCGACGGTCACCCTCAGCGCGCCCTCCGCAGCTGAGCAGGGCAGGACGCTCTCCCTCAACCTCACCGGCACCAATTTCATGTCCGGTGCCACCGTGCAGACGGGCAACGCGGGCATCACCGTGAACTCCGTCACGGTGAACTCCTGCACCCAGATCACGGCCAACGTGACCGTGGGCGGATCCGCCGCGGCTGGCGCGACCAACCTGGACGTGACGAATCCGGACCAGGTGTTCGGCTCCGGGTCCGGCCTCTTCACGGTCCAGGCGGCGACGATTCCGACGGTGTCCTCGACCTCGCCGGCCAACGGCGCCACGGGCGTTTCGGTCTCGGTGCACCCCACCGTCACCTTCAGCGAGGCGATGCTCGCCTCGTCCGTCACGTCGTCGACCGTGCGGATTCTCGACGGTCAGGGGGCCGCGGTGGCGCAAGCCGCCGGCTCGCCCTCGCTCTCCGGCGACGGCTTGACCGCGACGGTCGTGCCGGCGGCGAACCTCACGATGGGCGCGACCTACAAGATCCAGGTCGTCGGCGGCGCATCGGGGGTGCTCGATCTCGCGAACCACTCGATGACCTCCACGTACAACCAGGCCACCGGCTTCTCGACGACGCCGGACACGGCTCCCCCGACGATATCTTCGGTGCAGTCCGGCAGCGTGACCTCCAGCACGGCGCAGATCACCTGGACCACGAACGAGACGGCGGACAGTCAGGTCTTCTACCGGAAGTCGGGCCAGACCGGCTACCAGCAGACCGACGTGGATGCGACCCAGGTGACGAGCCACTCGGTCACGCTCCAGGGGCTCGACCCGTCCGCGACCTACCAGTACCACGTTCGCAGCGCGGACGCGGCGGGGAACGCCTCGACCTCGTCGCCCGACCAGACCTTCACCACCAGCGCGAGCACCTACAGCTACCTCCGCTCCGAGGCGGAGGCGGGGATCCTCGTCGCGCCGGTGCGGATCCAGTCGGGGTCGGGTGGCTTCGGCGGCAGCTGGATCGACACGCCGTCGGGCACCGCGACCGGGACGGCCTCGAGCCCGTCCGGCACCGCGACCCTCGGAATCAACATCCCGACCGCCGGTACCTGGTACCTGTGGCTCAGGATCTACGGCCCGAGCACCTCTTCCGACACCTGGTTCGAGTCGGTGGACGGCGCCGCTCGGCAAACGGTGACGGCTTCTACGACCGGCGCTTGGACCTGGGTCGCGGGGCGGTCCTACACCCTGACGCAGGGGCTCCACACCGTCGAGCTGGGCGGTCGCGATGCCCAGGCCAGGGCGGACCAGGTGCTCCTCACCAACGACGTGGCCTTCCGGCCGACTGCGCAGCCGGTAGACGATCAGACGCCGCCGGCGGCGCCGTCCGGGTTCGCCGCAACGCCGTCGAACCTGCAGAACACGTTGACCTGGACCGACCCGTCCGATGCGGACTTCGCCAGCACCGTGTTGCGCTACCGCATCGACGGGAGGTACCCGACGAGCCCGGTGGACGGCTTCGCGGTCACGCAGGAGCCGGCCGCGCCGGGGACGGCGGACAGTTACGTCCACGCGGGCCTCACCAACGGTACGGTCTACAGCTACAGTGCCTTCGCGGTGGACGCCAACGGCAACGTCTCGGTCGCGGCGCACGCTCAGGGGACGCCTACCGACAACGTCCCGCCCGCGGCGGTGACGAACCTGCGGCGCTCAGACACACGACCCTGA